The genome window CGGGATCGGCGGCGCGGCTCAGGGCGTATTCCTGCTCGGCCAGCGCCACGGCGGGCGAATAGACGCGGGCGAGCACCTCGCCCCGTTTCACCGCGCGACCGGTCTCGTTGACCGGCAGCGCCTCGACGTACCCCTCGAAGCGCGGCGCGATCACCGACACGCGGCGCTCGTCGGTCTCGACCGTGCCGACCGCCCGGATCTCCCGCGCGAGGCTGCGCATCGCCGCCGCCTCGCTTTTCACCCCGAGCTTCTGCAGTTTCGCGGCACTCACCGAAACCCCGCCCGGATCGGCGGCGGCCTCGTTCTCGTACACCGGAATGTAGTCCATCCCCATGTTGTCCTTCTTCGGCAGCGGCGAGGTGTCGGGCAGGCCCATGGGATTGCGGTAGTAGAGGATCTTTCCGCGCGGATCGGCGGGTTCGGCCGCCGCGGCGGCGACCGCCCCGGACCCGGCCGAGGGCGCGTTGAGGCGGGCGTAGGCATAGCCGCCGCCCGCGCCGAGCGCGAGCATCAGGGCGGCGAGAGAGAGGGCGGTTGCGCGGCTCACAGGTCGTCTCCGATCAAGGCTTCGATTTCGGCTAGGCGCGCCTGCTGGGTGAGGCGTGCGGTGACGAGATCGAGGCCGGATTTCCACAATTGCTGTTCGGCGATCAGCACGTCGGTTGCGCCGACGCGCCCGAATTCGTAGCCCTTGGCGGCAGCGGCGAAGCCGAGCTCGGCCTGGGGCAGTTGGGTATCGCGGATCACCGCCTCGACCTCGCGCGCCGCGACGAGGTCCGCCCACGCGGCGGCGAGGCTTTCCGCGACCCGCAGTTCGGCGGCGTCGCGGCGATTCTCGGCGGCGGCGGCGGCGGCCCGCGCGGCGGACACCTCGGAGCGATGGAGGCTCCACTGCAGCGGCACGCTCATCGTCACCATCGCCTCGTAGCTCTGCACCCGGCCCATCTCCCGCTTGGCGCCGACGCCGACTTCGAAATCCGGATACCAGTTGCGCTGCGCGAGATCGGCGGCGCGGACGGCGCCGTCGTTGGCGGCGCGCTCGGCGCGGAGATCCGGGTTGTCGCGCTGCGCCCGGTCGATCAGCGCCGCGAGATCGTAGCGCGCGGGTTCGGGCACCCGCCGCCACTCGGGTGCCTCGGCGAGCGTGCGCGTCTGCGGCCGCGCCAGCAGGCGGTTGACCCGCGCCTCGGCGACCGCGCGGCGCGCCTCCATGCGGGCGATTTCGGCGAGGATCGCGGCGCGCTCCACCGTCACCCGGGTGACCTCGGGCTGCTGCCCCTCGCCCTCGGCGTAGCGCGCCTTGGCGGCTCCGGCGATGGTGCCGAGGCGACGCTCCAGGGTTCTCGCCAGCGCGACGCTCTCGGTAAGGCCGCGCATCTCGGCCAGCGCGATCTTGAGGCGCATCGCCAGTTCGTTGGCGGTCTGCTCGGCGGTGTAGGCGGCGCCGCGCGCCTCGGCCTCGGCGATATCGCGCTTCATCCCGCGCTTGCCCCAGAACGGCAGGCTCTGGCTGACCGTCAGTTTCTTCATCGTGCCTTCCGAGGACTTCTGCGGCAGATACCCGGGCTCGCTGCGGCCCCAGTCCTCGACGCCGAGCTTGATCATCGGATCCATCAGACTGCCCGCCCCGGCGACGCGCGCCTGGGCGGCGTCGGCGGCGAGCGTCGCGGCCTGAAGCTCGGGGCTGGCGCAGCGCACCTCGGCGAGCAGGGCGTCGAGGCTTTCCGCCCGCGCCTCGGCGGCGAGGGCAAGGGCGAACATCAGAGCGAGGGCGAACGGGCGCGGCATGGTTTCTCCTGTCGTGTGGCCGCGGCAGGATCGGGCGCGCGTGTTGCCGGAGTTTTTCCGGATCGGCGGAAATCTGTGACAAAGTGTGTCGGCGCTTGGCCGCGCCCGGAGCATGGGCTATCTCAGGAACCTCATCGGAGGAAGCGCATGTCCGCCCACATTCTCATCGTCGACGACAATGCCGAGATGCGCGAACTCGTCGGGCGGGCGCTGCGGCGCGAGGGTCACCGCGTCTCCGCCGCCGCCGACGGCCGCGCGATGCGCGACGCGCTCGCCGCCGCCCCCGTCGACCTGATCCTCCTCGACCTGATGCTGCCGGGCGAGGACGGCCTGACGCTCTGCCGCGACCTCCGCGCGACGTCGGCGGTGCCGGTGATCATGCTGACCGCGAAGGGCGAGGAACTGGACCGGGTGCTCGGCCTCAAGATGGGTGCCGACGACTACATCCCGAAGCCGTTCTCCACCCTCGAACTCCTCGCCCGCGTCGAGGCGGTGCTGCGCCGCGCCCGCGGCAGCGCGCCGCCGGCCGAGGCGCCGAAGCGCCTACGCTTCGCCGGCTGGGTGCTCGACCTCGACCGCCGCGAGCTGTGCTCCGCCGAGGGCCTGGTGGTGCCGCTCTCGACCGGCGAGTTCAACCTGCTGCTGGCGCTGGTGGAACGACCGCGCCGGGTGCTGAGCCGCGAACAACTGCTCGACCTCGCGCGCGGACGGTCGGCGGTCGTCTTCGACCGCAGCATCGATACGCAGGTCAGCCGCCTGCGCCGCAAGATCGAACCGGACGCGAAATCTCCCGAGATCATCAAGACGGTGTGGGGCGGTGGCTACATGCTCGCCGCCGACGTGAGCCCGGCATGATCCGCTGGCGGCCGCAGAGCCTGATCGCGCAGACCATCATCGTTCTGCTGGTGGGGCTCACCGCTTCGCACCTCCTGAGCATGGTGGTCTACTCCGGCGACCGCGCCGACGCGCTCACCCGCCTCGGCGATCGCGCCGCCGCCGCCCGCATCGCCGACGCCGCGACGCTGGTGTTGCGCACGCCGACCGCCGAACGCGACACCTTCGTCGCCCGCTACGCCGGGCTGTCTCTCGACGTCGGTCTGGTCGCGGCACCGGGGTTCGAAGCCGACCCGATGCCCGACGCCGAAACCCGGGCGGTGGCCGCCACGATTGCAGAGCGTCTGCCGCCCGGCACGCCGCTCCGGGTGCGGATCGAGACGCCGCACCACGTGCCCCTGTTCGACCATTTGCGCGACGCCTTCTATGGCGAACCGGCGCGAGCGACGATCCGTGCCGCGGTTGGAGTGGACGACGGCCGCTGGCTGGCGCTCACCGCGCTACCGCCGGAGCAAGGGGCCGATCATTCGGCGCTGACGTCGATGGCGGCGATGGTGGCGGCGATCGTGCTGGCGGCGGTGTGGGTGGTGCGGCGGATGACCGCACCCCTGGAAACCCTGGCGGCGGCGGCGCGGCGGATGGCGCGCGAGGTGGATGCGCCCGACCTCGCCGAGACCGGCCCCGCCGAGGTCAAGGACGCAATCGCCGCGTTCAACCATATGCGCAGCGAGGTGCGCCGCCTGCTGGAGAACCGCACCCTGATGCTGGCGGCGATCAGCCACGACCTGCGCACGCCGATCACCCTGCTGCGTCTGCGCGTCGAGGCTCTAGAGCCCTCGGAGGAGCGCGAAAAGATGCTCGGAAGCCTCGACGACATGGAGCGGATGATCGCCGCGACACTCTCGTTCGCGCGGCAGGATGCCGCCGACGAGCCGCGCGTTGCGCTTGATCTCAACGCACTGGTGGAAGCGATGGTCGAGGACATGCGGGACCTCGGGCGCGACGTCGCCTACGCCGGGCCGGACGCCCCGGTCTGCCTGTCGTGCCGCACGCAGGCGCTCAAACGTGCGATCGGCAACCTCATCGACAACGCGGTGAACTACGGCGGCAGCGCCCATGTGGCGCTGACCGTCGAGATCGGGCGGGTGAACGTCACGGTCTCCGACCGCGGGCCGGGCCTGCCGTCGGCGCAGCTCGAAGCGGTATTCCAGCCGTTCTACCGCGGCGACGCCTCGCGCAGCCGCGCGACCGGAGGCTCGGGGCTCGGCCTTTCGATCACCCGCGAAATCGCCTCCGCCCACGGCGGCACCGTCACCCTCGCCAACCGCCCCGGCGGCGGCCTCGTCGCCACGCTCACATTGCCGTCGTAGGTTTTACGAGCGCCTTGTCTCCTCTCTATGCGGAGAGTTCCCGCGCCTGCGGGAATAAGGCTCCGAGTACTCAGGATACTCTGCGGCGCTAAATTTCGATGCATTCCGACGGATGCAACGGATCGTCGACGTCGGCCTGTGCCGACGCCGCGGCAGCCGGAACCGCTCGGGATCGATCACGTAAAAACCGTCGCCCCGATGGACATACTGATTGTCGACCACCGACACGGCGCCGATGGCGCCGGAAACGTCCGGCCCCACGATCTGCGGCACACCTTCGCGTCCGACTATCTCCAAAACGGCGGCCGCATCGCACGGCTGCAAGCGATCCTCGGACACGGCCGGATCGAGCGGACGATGGAGTACGCCCACCACTCGACCTTCACGAGGACATGGAGCGTGTGACGAGAAAAAAGCTACAGCCGTCACGGATCAGAAAATGAAAAAGCGGGCATAAAGCCCGCTAAGTCTTTGAATTGGCGGAGGGACCGGGACATTCCGACTCCTCTACCCCAACCCCGCAGAAGCCTTGATTTCCGCTATATTCAAGGACATAACGTGTGGGGGAAACGTGTGGGGGAGCCTGCGAGAATGTACCTGGAGAAGCGCCGGAAACGGTGGTACGCGATACACGAAATCCCGGAGGACGTGAGGAAGGCGCTCGGCTGCGGCAAGCAGTTCTTCAAGAGCCTGGAGACCGAGGACAAGACGATGGCGAAGCGCCGCGCCGCGCTTCTCGAAGTCCGCTGGCTCCACGAGATCGAGACAGCCCGCAAGGGCGGAACGCTGGATCATGTCGAGAGGGACGCGCTCTACTGGCGCAAGGTGCTGGCGGATACCCCCGAAGACCAGCGCGAGATCGTCATCGGCCTGATCGCGGATGAAGCACAAGATCGTGTCGAAACCGCTCTGGCCCGCGAGGGCATCTGGGACGAACGCGATCCTCGCGCGGCAGACCTGCCCGTATACGACGAAGCCGGACGCTTCTACGGCATCGCCACCGGCAAGATCGTCCGCCTCACGGAGCATCTGGACGAATGGCTCGCCACGCTGGACAACGAGGCGAAGACCAAGGACATGAAGCGGTCCACCATCCAGCGGTTCGCCGAGAAGTTCCCCTACGTCACCGACGTTCGCGGCAAGCCCGTCCAGCTATGGGTCAACGCCCTCGCCGCACAGGAAGGCAAGAAAGCGAAGACGATCCGCCGCATCCTGTCCGAGCTTCGCGGATACTGGGCCTATCTCGTCTCCATCGAGGTCGTGCAGAGCGATCACCAGCCGTTCATCCAACTCCAGGTACCGAAGGCCAACGGAAGCAAGGTCGGTTCGGAGTCCTGGGTTCCGTTTTCCCCCGCTGATGTCGTCCGCCTCCTCCAGGCAGCCGAAGCCCGGAAGGACGACACTCTCGCGGACCTAATCCGCATCGCCATGTGGACCGGGGGACGCATCGAAAGCCTGTGCGCCCTCAAGGTGAATGAGGTCGGTGACGGTTTCTTTGACATCCTGCACGACAAGTCCGAAGCCGGACGGCGAACGGTCCCGATCCACTCCAAGCTCAAGCCGACGATGGACCGGCTCCTGAAGAACGCGAAGGCGGACGGCTACGTCCTGCCCGGCCTGACCGAGAACAAGTATGGGGACCGCTCCGACGCCATCGGCAAGCGTTTCGGTCGCCTCAAGACCGCCCTCGGCTTTACCGAGCAGCACGTCTTCCACTCGATCCGCAAGACCGTGGCAACCCTGCTGGAAAACGCCGGGGTACCCGAGAACGTAGCGGCGGACATCATCGGCCACGACAAGCCGACGATGACCTACGGCCTCTATTCCGGCGGCGCGAGCTTGGAGGTCAAGCGGCAAGCCCTGGAGAAGATCGACTATCCCGTCTAATTTTTACTCCACGCTCCGCACCGATAAATGTGATCCCGAGTAGCGTCGTCCCTTTCAAGAATACAAGCCGATATCTTCCCCGAACGATTGTCCATCCTGGCCACGCTCCCCCCAACAGCCGCCACTAGGCTGTATTTCGGCGCGGAGAGAAATATCCCAACGGCCAGAATGACCGCCCCAACGACAACAGCAATATCAGTTCGCATAACCCCTCCCGACATTTACCGATCCACCAACTTGGCAGCTTCAGGCCGTGTAAAGCGGCCCCTTCCGTGCCCGGCGTTTTTCGCGCCAGAGATAGGCGATCAACGCGGGTGAGAGCGAGATGATCTCCACCACGAAGTTGATCAGATTGTAAGGGCTGTAGGTCTCCTGGATGTAGTCGATGCCGCCCGAGAAGCCATAGAGGTAGAACTCCGTGGCGATGCCTACGAGGTTCGCCAGGGCGATCAAGGATGCCCACAGGTAAATGAAGATCGTCAGAGTGCGGTCCATTTCGTTCATCCCTGCCTAGATCGCATCAATCGTGCAGCCGAACTGCTTTTCGACCTCGCTGATCGCCGTGTTCAGGATGACCGTCAGGTTTTCCGTGGACTCGGCATGTAGGGCTGCATTCACAAACGAGCGCAGGACGACGTTGCTTATGCCGTCCGGTGTCCTGTCATCATCGTACAGGTAGTGAAGAGCTTTTGCCGTCATGGCGGATTCATAAACCTTTGATGGTGCAAATAACTTCGCACCAAGTAGGCCGAACCTGGACTTCTTAACAAGAACGCCAGTCTGTGCAACACCTATGAAAATAGGGTCGCCATTATCCATTCTGATGTTCGCATAACATGCGGTTCCATTATCCGTGAAGCTGTGGATCGTCGGCATTTTCTTGTCCTATCGTAGCTTTCTGCATTGAAGGTTGCGTGACGGTGGTGGCTCATGTTCAGGGGGTGCGGTTGTCGTAGGTCGCCATTCCACGATTGCGGCCAATCAGATGGGCGAGTTCTTTTGCGATGTCATTGAACAAGCGGCCTTCGATCACATTGCAATCTCCCGTCCAGCCGCCCTTCGACACGGTGCCGATTACTGCCCCGGTTTCGATCTCGACAACCTCGAACGTTACCTGATCATACAGGGCCTTTCTGGTCGGGCCGGTCAGGTGGAGGCACTGGTCGAGCATGGAGCCGAAGGAAACGAACACCCCGTATTTCGTCCCCTTCGGGGTTTGGCCGGGGATGATGATCCGCGTAATGGTGAACCCCGCCTCTTGGAGGGCTGACTGGATTTCTGGCCGGTACGGCGTATCGGTTATCACGGTCAAGGTGTCCACTTCCTGAGGGGCCGTGCGAAAGCCGACGACATTCAGTCCTTGCGGGGCAGCACAGCCCGAGAGCAAGGCAAGCGCCAGGGCGATGAGAAGCGGTTTTTTCACGATCCATTCTCCTGAGGCGGGAAGAGCAGCTAGCGGAAGACGTATTACGGCGCGGGTTTTCGACTTAATACCGCGTGTGAAGCCATTCACCAAGACCCGTTTTCGGAGAACCATGCGGCATGGACATCAGAAGCCGCGTCGCACTCCGTATCCGAACGATCCGCAAGAGCCGGGGGTTAACCCAGGAAGACCTTGCGGAGATGATCGAGCGTTCCGTTGACGCAGTGTCGAACATCGAACGAGGGGCCAGCCTTGCCGGATACGATACCCTGGAGCGCCTTGCCGCAGGGTTGAAGGTGCCGGTGTCGGCCTTCTTCGAGGATGCCGAACCGGGATCAGCCGACCGGACGGCGTTCATGGAGCGGATGGTTGATGCGGGACGGGTCTTGGACGATAAAACACTCGCCAAGGCTGCAACTATCGTCGAGGTTCTCGCAGGACGCAAGTCGCCCGAATAATTTGCGGCGAACTTCTGAACGCCCAATCCCCTATGTCCGCTGATCCGATTTCCCCCGCTGGGGGTCGGGACTGCCGGGGTGGCGGTGTTTCCTGTCCCCACCCCCTGCCTGCTGCGGGCGGTTTGGTGTCCCGCCGTCTCAATGAACCAAGCCCCAGTGAGTCGTCTCGCTTCTGGCTGGATAGCGTCCCACATAAATGGTTCTTGATTTCTGGGACGGGCGGACTCATACATCTTAAACGTTGTGAGACGAAACCCACCAGGAGTTCCCGCCATGCTCATCGGTTATGCCCGCACCTCCACCCTCGACCAGAAGGCCAGCATCGAAGCCCAAGCCCGTGACCTTGCGGCGGTGGGGTGCGACAAGCTCTTCAGCGAGCAGGTCTCCTCGGTGGATGTCGTCCACCGCGAGCAGCTTGCCCTAGCCCTCGATTTCATCCGTGAGGGCGATACCCTGGTGGTCACGAAGCTGGACCGCTTGGCCCGCTCGGTGAAGCACCTGCTGGAGGTCATGGAGACGATTACCGCCAAGAAGGCGAGTCTTCGCATTCTGAACATGGGCATTGACACCAACACGCCCACCGGCAAGCTGATGCTGACGGTGCTGGGCGGCATCGCCGAGTTCGAGCGGGAGATCATGCTGGAACGCCAGCGCGAGGGCATCGCCAAGGCCAAGGCCGATGGCAAGTATAAGGGGCGGAAAGCCACCGCTCGGGCGAAGGAGGAGGAGGTCGTTCGCCTCAAGTCCGAAGGCGTTGGCCCCACCGAGATCGCTAAGCGCCTCGGCATCGGACGTGCCTCGGTCTACCGCATCCTCGGCGAAGCCACCGCCTGAACTCTTGCGCCCTTCCCGCCGATTTGCTTTCCTTCCTGTCCCCGAGGAGACGGGCGCGAATACTCCCCATGAGGTCTTGATGAACCACTGCCGCGTTCCCGGCTGCAATGCCCCGGTGTCCCGCTGGGGCAGCTTGTGCAGCACCCACAAGACACGCCAGCGCCGCCACGGGCATCCCCAGCAGCAGGGCGTCACCAAGGCCGAGTTGGCCCCGTATGCCGCGATCATCCGCCTGCGGAAGGCGAGGAACCCGGATAGCCCGCTCTGGCCGGGCATCGAGGCGCGGTGGTTCGCCCTGGTCGATCACTGCCGGGGGGTCGTCGCCGCATCCCTGCAAGGCAAGGCGATGAACCGCTTCGAGCGGCAAGCCTGCTATGAGGTCGTGAAGCTGGCGGATCATGCCGAAGCCGCCGAGGTCGTCGAAACCGCGCTGGCGGTGTTCCTGATGCAGGAGCAATCGCCTCGGCGCTTCCTGTCCGATGATGCCTTCCGCCATCAGCTTGCCCGCCGCCTTCGCGCCTTGTCGGACGTGAACGCCGGGACGTGGTTCGATCACAAGACCGGCAAGGTGAAGCGGGTCTACCGCGATCTTCCCGCCGGAACCACGGTGCTGCTGGGGGCGATGTTGGCGGAAACCTTCGGTGTCGCGGGTCTGCTTCTCGCCCGCCGGGAAACCGAGGATGCCGAGAAGCGCCGCCGCGAGAACGAAGAACTGGCCCAGGCCGTCCAGGAGTTGAAGTGATGCAGCAGGAAGCCCCGATCACCACCGCAGAAGCCGAGGAAGCGGATGCCGCCGCCGAGGTGGTGGAGTCCGAAGCCGCGTCTCTGATGGCGAGGTTGAAGGCCGAAGTCGCGTCATCGCCGAACCCGGAGCCGTTGTCGGTTCAACTGCCGTTGGACGAGATCACTCTACTGCCAGAGCTTTTCCAGCCGCGCGGCGTGTCCGAACAGCACGTGTCGGAACTCATGCGGAAGCCGAAATCCGGACACACACTGGACCCGCTGACGGTCTTTCAGGTTGGGCGGAAGGCGTACCTGATCGACGGGCATCACCGCATCGCCGCCTATCAGCGGGCAAAGTTCGAGAAGCCGGTTCCGGTGGTCTTCTTCGATGGCACGGTGGAGCAGGCGGTCCTGGAAGCAGGGCGGGCGAACAGCAAGGCGAAGCTCAGCATGTCCACCCAGGAGCGGATGAACTTCGCATGGCGGTTGGTTCGCATAGGCACCTACAGCAAGACGGAGATCACGGAAGCCGCGTCGGTCTCCGATGGGCAAGTCGCCGCGATGCGTCGGGTGCTGAAGGCTTTGGGGGACGAGGCGCACGATTTCGACAGCTGGATGAAGGCCAAGCGGCAGGCGGAGGGCAAGGGGAACCTGGAGTTCAGCGACGAGGACATCGCAACGTGGAAGGAGGCGGCAGCGCAGTCGATGGCGGATCGCCTTGCGAAGGCGCTGAGCACCCGCATGGCGGACAGGCCGGAGATCGCCGCTCGCGCCCTCAGCATCTACTTCGGTCGCCGGTTACCGGAACTCTACCGCGAACTCGGCTCCTACGTGTCCGATGTCGATCTTGAGGACGACGAGGAGTCGGACTTCTGACCACCCTGTGCATTGCTTACGTCATGCAATCTGCATAGGTGTGGCCTACCTCACGGCGTTTCTGTTCGCCACGGCTGCTTCCGCATCTTGACCAGCCGCAAGCGTGGAAACCACCCCGTGGGAATCCTCTCCTCGGCTCAAACGCCAAGAAGGGGTTGAGCGTGTGGGGGAAACGTGTGGGGGAAAGAAAATCCAGCCATCCCTATGACGTTGAAAAATAAGAGAAATTCAACGTCATGGGAAGCTGGCGGAGGGACCGGGACTCGAACCCGGGGACCGCTTTAACACGGTCACGGATTAGCAATCCGCTGCATTACCGCTCTGCCATCCCTCCGCGCCGGGCCGCGGCGCCGGGGCGACGCGGTCAAGAGCCGAATGTCTAGCCGAACCCCGGGCATCCGTCAACACCGACGGCCGGGGTTTCCCCTGTCTTTTCAGAACGCATGCCTAAACGTTCGCCGCCTCCAGGTGGGTGCGCAGCACCTCCGCCAGAAGTTCGAACTCCTTCTTGCGCGGCGAAGAAGCGCGCCACACCAGGGCGATGCCGCGCGAAGGCTCCGGGGCGACGAACCGCCGCGCCACCACGCCGGACCCGGCATAGGCTTCGGTGGGCACCGCCATTTCCGGAATCAGGGTGATGCCGAGGCCGTTCGCGACCATCTGCACCAGCGTTCCGAGGCTGGTGGCCTGCACCGCCTCGTTGGCCTTGAGCACGTGCCCGGCGCAGGCGTCGAGCGAATGCTCGCGCAGGCAGTGGCCGTCCTCCAGCATCAGCATATCCTCGGTCTCGAGATCGGCGGGAGCGATGGCGCCTTTGCCGGCATAAGGGTGCTGCGCCGGAACCGCCACCAGCAGGTGGTCGGCGCCGAGCGGCAGGCTCGCGAGATCGCCGAGATCGTAGGGCGTAGCCAGAACCGCGCAATCGAGCCGCCCGGCGTGGAGCCCGTCGACGAGACGCGCGGTCTGATCTTCCCGCAGGTAGAGCTTGAGGTCCGGATACGCCGAGCGCACCGCGGGCAGCGCACGCGGCAGGAAGTACGGCCCGATCGTCGGGATCACGCCCAGGCGCAGCCGCCCGGCGAGCGGGCGACGGCCGGTCTCGGCGACTTCGGCAAGAGCCTCGGCGTCGCGCAGGAGCGCGCGGGCGCGCTCGACGATATCCTCGCCGAGGGGCGTCAGCATCACCTGGCGGCGCGTGCCGCGCTCGATCAGCCGGCAATCGAGGATCGATTCGAGGTCCTGAATCCCCGAACTCAGAGTCGATTGGGTGACGAAACACGAATCGGCGGCGCGGCCGAAATGCCGATGGTCGGCCACCGCGACGAGGTATTGGAGCTGGCGCAGGGTTGGAATCAGTTTCATTGGGATTCCCGATCGGGGTGGCTGCAATTCCCTAATTGTCTCTAAACCTCAAAAGGGATAGGGTCTTTGCGTCCGTTATCCCGTCCGAAGCCGGGACCCCGGCCGGAAGTCGTCTCATCGCGAAGCTTGTCGAGACCTGGAAGAGCACACACCATACCCGGGATCCATCGTCCGATCCACCCGATACAAGGAGCCAAACCATGTCTAAATCGGTTGCCGTCGACATCTCCAAGCCGCTGCCCATCGACATCGGCATTTCGGAGAAGGACCGGCAGAAGATCGCCGACGGCCTCAAGAGCGTTCTCGCCAACTCCTACACGCTCTACTTGAAGACCCACAACTTCCACTGGAACGTCACGGGTCCGATGTTCAGCACCCTGCACCTGATGTTCGAAGGGCAGTACACCGAGCTGGCCGCAGCGGTGGATGTGATCGCCGAGCGCATCCGCGCCCTCGGGGTGTTCGCGCCGGGCAGCTATTCCGAGTATGCGAAGCTCTCGACGGTGAAGGAAGAAACCGGCGTGCCCTCGGCGGTGGAGATGATCCAGCAGCTCGCCAAGGACAACGAGACGGTGTCGAAGGCGTGCCGCGAGGTTCTGCCGCTTTCGGGCAAGGCCGACGACGAGCCGACCAACGACCTGCTCACCCAGCGCATGCAGATCCACGAGAAAAACGCCTGGATGCTGCGCAGCCTGCTCGGCTGATCGCGCTCCGGAAACTGGGAAAAGCGGCGGATCTCCGCCGCTTTTTTTGTGCGCGGCGGCAGAGGAACCGCAAACCCGCTCCGTCGTTAGGTCTGCAGCCCCACCGAAGCCGGGAGACCGACCATGGATCCGCTTTCCGACGGCCGCATCCGCGAACGCGCCCGGCGCATCTGGGAACGCGAAGGCAGGCCCGAGGGACGGGCCGACGACCACTGGCGTCTGGCGCGGCTGGAACTGGCGTCCGAGGCCCCGCCGCCCGACGCGACCGAACCCAACCCGATCGCCGAAGGACGGGAGGCCGATCCCCGGGGGCAACCGGTGGAACCGCTGCTTGCGGTGGAGAACCAGGGGTCGTTCCCGGTGATCGCCGATCAGGACGAGAAGCAGCCCTACCCCAAACCGCGCCGCAAGCCGAAGCGCTAGCCTTCTCCCGGACCAATGGAAAACGGGCGGTCCTTCCGGGCCGCCCGTTTCCGCGAGGGGGCAGGCTGCGCCCGCCCCTCCGGTTTCCGATCGCTTACGCCAGCGCGGCGTCGGCTTCGAGCATCGAGCCGGTCTCGAGGAAGCGCTGGTGCCAGGACAGAGCCTTGCCGATCACGTGCGGGGTGTGGCCGCCGAGGGCTTCCGCTTCCTTCACGTAGTCGCGCATCATGTCCTTGAAGTTCGGATGCACGCAGTTCTCGATGATCAGGCGCGAACGCTCGCGCGGCGCGAGGCCGCGCAGGTCGGCGAGACCCTGCTCGGTGCAGATGACGTTGACGTCGTGCTCGGTGTGGTCGACATGCGACACCATCGGGACGATCGACGACAGCTTGCCCTTCTTCGCGCACGAGGTGGTGACGAAGCAGGTGTAGCCGGCGTTGCGGGCGAAGTCGCCCGAGCCGCCGATGCCGTTCATCATCTTGGTGCCGGCGACGTGGGTCGAGTTGACGTTGCCGTAGATGTCGGCCTCGAGTGCGGTGTTGATCGAGATCAGGCCGAGACGGCGGATGACTTCCGGATGGTTGGAGATCTCCTGCGGACGCAGCACCAGCTTGCCGTGAAGCTTGTTGACGTCGTCGAAGATCCGCATGTAGTCCTTGGTCACCGAGATCGCGGTGGTCGAGACCGCGGTCATCTTGCCGGAGTCGATGAGGTCGAAGACCGCATCCTGCGCCACTTCGGTGTACATCGTGAGGTCGTGGAACGGGCTGTCCTGGAAGCCCGCGAACACCGCGTTGGCGACCGCGCCGACGCCCGACTGCAGCGGACGCAGGGTGTTGGTCAGCACGCCCTTCTTCACTTCATGCTTGAAGAAGTCCATGAGGTGGCCGGCGATGGTGTAGGCGTCGGCATCGGCCGAGAGCGAAACCGGGGTGTCCGGCATCTGGTGCACGACGATCGCGACGATCTTCTTCGGATCGATCGGAATGAACGGGGTGCCGACCTTGTCGCCCGGGTTGATGATCGGGATCGGGCCGCGGCCCGGACGGTTGCCGACGGTGTAGATGTCGTGCAGGCCGTACATCTCGAAGGGATGGGTCTCGTTGATCTCGACGATGATCTTGTCGGCGTTGAG of uncultured Alphaproteobacteria bacterium contains these proteins:
- a CDS encoding conserved hypothetical protein (Evidence 4 : Homologs of previously reported genes of unknown function), whose protein sequence is MNEMDRTLTIFIYLWASLIALANLVGIATEFYLYGFSGGIDYIQETYSPYNLINFVVEIISLSPALIAYLWREKRRARKGPLYTA
- a CDS encoding exported hypothetical protein (Evidence 5 : No homology to any previously reported sequences), which gives rise to MKKPLLIALALALLSGCAAPQGLNVVGFRTAPQEVDTLTVITDTPYRPEIQSALQEAGFTITRIIIPGQTPKGTKYGVFVSFGSMLDQCLHLTGPTRKALYDQVTFEVVEIETGAVIGTVSKGGWTGDCNVIEGRLFNDIAKELAHLIGRNRGMATYDNRTP
- a CDS encoding Transcriptional regulator, whose protein sequence is MDIRSRVALRIRTIRKSRGLTQEDLAEMIERSVDAVSNIERGASLAGYDTLERLAAGLKVPVSAFFEDAEPGSADRTAFMERMVDAGRVLDDKTLAKAATIVEVLAGRKSPE
- a CDS encoding Integrase-like protein y4lS; its protein translation is MLIGYARTSTLDQKASIEAQARDLAAVGCDKLFSEQVSSVDVVHREQLALALDFIREGDTLVVTKLDRLARSVKHLLEVMETITAKKASLRILNMGIDTNTPTGKLMLTVLGGIAEFEREIMLERQREGIAKAKADGKYKGRKATARAKEEEVVRLKSEGVGPTEIAKRLGIGRASVYRILGEATA
- a CDS encoding conserved hypothetical protein (Evidence 4 : Homologs of previously reported genes of unknown function) — protein: MNHCRVPGCNAPVSRWGSLCSTHKTRQRRHGHPQQQGVTKAELAPYAAIIRLRKARNPDSPLWPGIEARWFALVDHCRGVVAASLQGKAMNRFERQACYEVVKLADHAEAAEVVETALAVFLMQEQSPRRFLSDDAFRHQLARRLRALSDVNAGTWFDHKTGKVKRVYRDLPAGTTVLLGAMLAETFGVAGLLLARRETEDAEKRRRENEELAQAVQELK
- a CDS encoding ParB domain protein nuclease, with the protein product MQQEAPITTAEAEEADAAAEVVESEAASLMARLKAEVASSPNPEPLSVQLPLDEITLLPELFQPRGVSEQHVSELMRKPKSGHTLDPLTVFQVGRKAYLIDGHHRIAAYQRAKFEKPVPVVFFDGTVEQAVLEAGRANSKAKLSMSTQERMNFAWRLVRIGTYSKTEITEAASVSDGQVAAMRRVLKALGDEAHDFDSWMKAKRQAEGKGNLEFSDEDIATWKEAAAQSMADRLAKALSTRMADRPEIAARALSIYFGRRLPELYRELGSYVSDVDLEDDEESDF
- the oxyR gene encoding Hydrogen peroxide-inducible genes activator, whose product is MKLIPTLRQLQYLVAVADHRHFGRAADSCFVTQSTLSSGIQDLESILDCRLIERGTRRQVMLTPLGEDIVERARALLRDAEALAEVAETGRRPLAGRLRLGVIPTIGPYFLPRALPAVRSAYPDLKLYLREDQTARLVDGLHAGRLDCAVLATPYDLGDLASLPLGADHLLVAVPAQHPYAGKGAIAPADLETEDMLMLEDGHCLREHSLDACAGHVLKANEAVQATSLGTLVQMVANGLGITLIPEMAVPTEAYAGSGVVARRFVAPEPSRGIALVWRASSPRKKEFELLAEVLRTHLEAANV
- a CDS encoding conserved hypothetical protein (Evidence 4 : Homologs of previously reported genes of unknown function) is translated as MSKSVAVDISKPLPIDIGISEKDRQKIADGLKSVLANSYTLYLKTHNFHWNVTGPMFSTLHLMFEGQYTELAAAVDVIAERIRALGVFAPGSYSEYAKLSTVKEETGVPSAVEMIQQLAKDNETVSKACREVLPLSGKADDEPTNDLLTQRMQIHEKNAWMLRSLLG